AGAGATTTTAAATAAACAATATGGTATTCCAAGTAATAAAATATATGTTGTTCATAATGGTGTTGATTTAGATCTAATAGATTCTGTAAAATGTACAAATATTGATGTAAATTCAATAATTTTTGTTGGACGGTTAGTTCCACACAAACATGTTGATGATTTAATTAAAGCGGTATCATTAATAGTTAATGATATTCCAGATGTAAAATTAAAAATTATTGGTGAAGGTATAATGATGAATAGTTTAAAAAAATTAGTAAAAGAATTAAACTTAGAAAATAATGTTAAATTTTTTGGAAAATTGAAAGAATATAAGGATGTAATTAAGGAAATAAAGAAATCAGAACTTTTAGTTCTCCCATCAACAAGAGAAGGTTTTGGTATGGTTTTAGTAGAAGCTAATGCATGCTACAAGCCAGTAATTGCATATAAATCTGGAGGAGTTGTTGAGGTTGTTGATAATAATTATAATGGTTTTTTGGTAGAAGAGCGAAATATTCAAGAATTAAGTGAAAAAATAAAATATCTTTTAAAAAACAAAGACATTGCAAAAAAAATGGGAAAATATGGAAGAAAAAAAGTTGAAAAAATGTTTGTGTGGGATAAAGTAATTGAAAAAATTGAAAAAGTTTATAAAACTTGTTAAAATTATTATTAGGAAATGAGGTGTGGATATGGTAGAAACTTACATAGTAACACCTAACTATAATGGAATAAAATTTTTAAAAAATTATTTTGATTCACTATTTAATCAAACATATCAAAATTTTAAAATTATTTTTGTGGATAATTCTCCAAATAATGATTCGATAGAATATATAAAAAAGAATTATACAGATAAAATAAGAGAAAAAAAAATTATCATAATTAAAAATCCAAAAAATTATGGATTTGCAAAAGCAACAAATATAGGAATTCAAAAAGCTTTTGAAGATAAAGAATGCAAATATATTGTTTGTTTAAATAATGATACA
The genomic region above belongs to Methanocaldococcus sp. and contains:
- a CDS encoding glycosyltransferase family 4 protein — protein: MKICYIIDFFVPHYQGGGERRLYEIAKRLVKRGYKVDVLCMKIENVPNYENIDGINVYHIGPTIKNPPYRSPLDFLKFIISVFKWLITNKYDIVDAQTFIPLIPASLCYILKIQKNVIGTIHDVSHKKDKSQWLYYGNIAYFIERFLYKLPFKKIITVSNVIKEILNKQYGIPSNKIYVVHNGVDLDLIDSVKCTNIDVNSIIFVGRLVPHKHVDDLIKAVSLIVNDIPDVKLKIIGEGIMMNSLKKLVKELNLENNVKFFGKLKEYKDVIKEIKKSELLVLPSTREGFGMVLVEANACYKPVIAYKSGGVVEVVDNNYNGFLVEERNIQELSEKIKYLLKNKDIAKKMGKYGRKKVEKMFVWDKVIEKIEKVYKTC